The following are encoded in a window of Heteronotia binoei isolate CCM8104 ecotype False Entrance Well chromosome 9, APGP_CSIRO_Hbin_v1, whole genome shotgun sequence genomic DNA:
- the HTRA3 gene encoding serine protease HTRA3 encodes MSDTGLIVTNAHVVSSSSTATGRQQLKVQLQNGDTYEASIRDIDKKSDIATIKIKPRKKLPVLLLGQSGDLRPGEFVVAMGSPFALQNTVTTGIVSTAQRDGKELGLRDSDMDYVQTDAIINYGNSGGPLVNLDGEVIGINTLKVTAGISFAIPSDRISRFLSENNSKQNGKKRFIGLRMLTITPALMEELKFNNPDFPDVSTGIYVHEVVPNSPSHRGGIKDGDIIVKVNGRPLMTSADLQEAVMNESPLLLEVRRGNDDLLFNIEPEVVM; translated from the exons ATGTCCGACACGGGGCTGATTGTCACCAACGCCCACGTGGTGTCCAGCAGCAGCACAGCCACCGGGCGGCAGCAGCTGAAAGTCCAGCTTCAGAACGGGGACACCTACGAGGCCAGCATCCGGGACATTGACAAGAAGTCAGACATCGCCACCATCAAGATCAAGCCCCGG AAAAAACTGCCAGTCCTCCTCTTGGGccagtcaggtgacctgaggCCAGGGGAGTTCGTGGTGGCCATGGGAAGCCCCTTTGCCCTGCAAAACACCGTGACCACCGGCATCGTCAGCACCGCCCAGAGGGACGGGAAGGAGCTGGGCCTGCGGGATTCGGACATGGACTACGTCCAGACAGACGCCATCATCAAC TATGGGAATTCAGGAGGACCTCTAGTCAACTTG GATGGGGAAGTGATTGGCATCAATACTTTAAAGGTGACTGCAGGAATTTCATTCGCGATTCCATCTGATCGCATCTCCCGATTCCTCTCCGAGAATAACAGCAAACAAA ATGGGAAGAAAAGGTTTATTGGCTTACGGATGCTGACGATAACACCTGC ACTCATGGAAGAACTGAAGTTTAATAATCCAGATTTTCCTGATGTCAGTACTGGAATTTATGTTCACGAAGTTGTTCCAAATTCACCATCTCACAG AGGTGGGATTAAGGATGGAGACATCATTGTTAAGGTGAATGGACGTCCATTGATGACTTCTGCGGACTTGCAAGAGGCAGTGATGAATGAGTCGCCTTTGCTGCTTGAAGTCAGAAGGGGAAACGATGACTTGCTGTTTAACATAGAGCCTGAGGTAGTGATGTAG